A region of uncultured Carboxylicivirga sp. DNA encodes the following proteins:
- a CDS encoding efflux RND transporter permease subunit, with amino-acid sequence MLDKILSQKAFLSFFFIALILGGVSSFQKMGKLEDPEIPIKAAVVITPYPGASAEEVEKEVTEVLEKAIQRLENIDFIESRSIAGMSEITVNIKSGTRSKEMPQLYDHLRRKIHDIKSSLPRGASEPIVNDDFGDVSGIFFAISNDGYKYDEFQAYVDNVKEEMLLVDGVKRIEVFGKQTETIDIIIDNEYFASLGINPMMIFQKFYDQGIIVDPGSFKNGSERIRLDIGNKFQDLDEIKDFEVVLPNGGRYKLGEIAKVERGFYKPVHQKLKFNGTESISLAISMEKGGNVIELGERVEARLAELQNNLPVGVDIHPIFYQHQKVDDAIDNFMVNLVESVVIVIAVLLIFMGMKAGLLIASGLVFTILGTFIVMKGMDIELHRVSLAAIIIAMGMLVDNAIVVADGILVDLQKGMERKKAFVNTAKKSAMPLLAATLVAILAFMPLGFNSTGAGEFLKPLFFVLAISLFVSWILAMLQTPFMAQYFYSNGNKKKKEESTNPYDNKFYKVFERVVRFSLWHKSLFAIGTFVILVLALFSAKYMKQNFFPGANYDQFLLEYRLPEGSDLSQVETDLDEIQKEISSWDEISYVVTGLGSTPARYTLLRPMNGLSQSYGELIISVKNAEQTREVMSELQDYVTESYPQALARVREYVAIGGDAKIEVKFSGKDESVLKDLAEQAKQIMRDEPTTQFVTDNWKNEVKVLKPVYSNVKARELMVNREDVARALAIASNGTPVGVFYDGDYQLPVMLRLEKNLDQDVSQINSIPVWASLPNSIPLAQLVDSVSIEWSDSRIMHYNGQRAIKAQCDPIDGMTTNVVMSKIKSKVDSIPLPEGYEMEWLGEMHTSEQANAGLAENLPMALFLMIIIIIGLFGNFRQPVIIFLLVPLAFIGVVFGFIVTQGYFSFMALVGTLGLMGMMIKNAVVLLDEINLEIKEGKDKLHAIIDSTISRVRPVMMASLTTILGMLPLLWDMMFNSMAIAIMFGLLIGSIITLVVVPVLYAVFYRIDTRSLHYKKVK; translated from the coding sequence ATGTTAGATAAGATTTTAAGTCAGAAAGCTTTTTTAAGCTTTTTCTTTATCGCCTTGATTTTAGGAGGAGTATCCTCTTTTCAGAAAATGGGTAAGCTTGAAGACCCGGAGATACCAATTAAAGCCGCTGTTGTAATAACTCCATATCCAGGAGCATCAGCCGAAGAGGTTGAAAAAGAGGTGACAGAGGTGTTGGAGAAGGCCATTCAAAGGCTCGAAAATATTGATTTTATAGAGTCTCGTTCCATTGCCGGAATGTCAGAGATTACTGTAAATATCAAGTCGGGAACCCGATCAAAAGAAATGCCTCAATTATATGACCACTTGCGTCGTAAAATACATGATATAAAAAGTAGCTTACCAAGAGGGGCTAGTGAACCTATTGTAAATGATGATTTTGGTGATGTATCGGGTATTTTCTTTGCGATTAGTAACGATGGATACAAATACGACGAGTTTCAGGCTTATGTAGACAATGTGAAGGAGGAAATGTTATTGGTGGATGGTGTCAAACGAATTGAAGTGTTTGGAAAGCAAACGGAAACCATAGACATCATCATTGACAATGAATATTTCGCATCATTGGGAATTAATCCGATGATGATATTTCAGAAGTTTTATGACCAGGGAATCATTGTTGATCCGGGATCATTTAAAAACGGAAGTGAGCGCATCCGTTTGGATATCGGTAACAAGTTTCAGGATTTGGATGAGATTAAAGATTTTGAGGTGGTATTACCCAATGGTGGAAGATATAAACTGGGTGAAATTGCTAAAGTTGAACGCGGCTTCTATAAGCCTGTTCATCAAAAATTAAAATTTAACGGAACAGAATCAATAAGTCTGGCTATCTCGATGGAGAAAGGTGGAAACGTTATTGAATTAGGTGAACGTGTTGAAGCAAGATTAGCTGAATTACAGAATAATCTTCCGGTCGGAGTAGATATTCATCCTATATTTTATCAACACCAAAAAGTAGATGATGCCATTGATAACTTCATGGTCAACCTGGTTGAGTCAGTGGTGATTGTAATTGCTGTATTGCTCATTTTTATGGGTATGAAAGCGGGTTTGCTGATTGCCAGTGGTTTGGTTTTTACCATCCTGGGAACTTTCATTGTGATGAAAGGAATGGATATTGAACTGCACAGAGTATCACTGGCTGCAATTATTATTGCAATGGGTATGCTGGTTGACAATGCCATTGTTGTTGCAGATGGTATCCTGGTAGATCTTCAGAAGGGGATGGAGCGTAAAAAGGCCTTTGTTAATACAGCAAAGAAATCAGCTATGCCATTGCTGGCTGCCACCCTTGTAGCTATCCTTGCATTTATGCCTTTAGGTTTTAACAGTACCGGTGCCGGTGAGTTCCTTAAACCTTTGTTTTTTGTGTTGGCTATATCGCTCTTTGTGAGTTGGATTCTGGCAATGCTTCAGACACCATTTATGGCTCAGTATTTTTATTCGAATGGAAACAAAAAGAAGAAGGAAGAATCAACAAATCCGTATGATAATAAATTCTACAAGGTCTTTGAACGTGTAGTTCGTTTTTCGCTGTGGCACAAGTCATTATTTGCTATCGGAACATTCGTCATTCTGGTTCTGGCTTTATTCTCAGCTAAATACATGAAACAGAATTTCTTTCCCGGAGCTAATTACGACCAATTTTTGTTAGAGTATCGATTACCAGAGGGATCGGATTTAAGTCAGGTGGAAACAGATTTAGATGAAATTCAGAAAGAAATATCATCTTGGGATGAAATATCATATGTAGTAACAGGTCTGGGAAGTACACCTGCAAGGTATACTTTATTACGTCCCATGAACGGTTTAAGTCAGAGTTACGGAGAGCTGATTATCTCGGTTAAAAATGCTGAGCAAACCAGGGAAGTAATGTCTGAATTACAAGATTATGTAACAGAATCCTATCCACAGGCTTTGGCCAGAGTTAGAGAATATGTTGCTATTGGTGGAGATGCCAAGATAGAAGTGAAATTTTCAGGTAAAGATGAGTCTGTCTTAAAAGATCTTGCAGAACAGGCAAAGCAGATTATGAGAGACGAACCTACAACCCAGTTTGTGACTGATAACTGGAAAAATGAGGTAAAGGTGCTCAAGCCGGTTTATTCAAATGTGAAGGCTCGTGAACTTATGGTTAATCGTGAAGACGTAGCTCGTGCCCTGGCAATAGCTTCCAACGGAACACCAGTTGGTGTTTTTTACGATGGCGATTATCAGTTACCTGTAATGTTGCGATTAGAAAAAAACTTAGATCAGGATGTTAGTCAAATCAATTCTATTCCTGTATGGGCTTCACTACCGAATAGTATTCCATTAGCTCAATTGGTTGATTCTGTTTCTATTGAATGGTCTGATAGCCGAATTATGCATTACAACGGACAAAGAGCCATAAAAGCTCAGTGCGATCCGATAGACGGAATGACTACCAATGTGGTCATGTCGAAGATTAAATCAAAGGTTGATTCTATTCCTTTACCAGAAGGTTATGAGATGGAATGGTTGGGAGAAATGCATACCAGTGAACAAGCCAATGCAGGATTGGCTGAAAATCTTCCGATGGCATTGTTTTTAATGATTATCATCATCATTGGTTTATTTGGTAATTTCCGCCAGCCAGTTATAATCTTCTTACTTGTACCACTGGCTTTTATAGGGGTTGTTTTTGGTTTCATCGTAACACAAGGGTACTTCTCTTTTATGGCATTGGTAGGTACTTTGGGATTGATGGGTATGATGATTAAGAATGCAGTAGTATTACTCGACGAGATTAATCTTGAGATTAAAGAAGGGAAAGATAAGCTTCATGCAATTATTGACTCAACTATTTCGAGGGTTCGACCTGTAATGATGGCATCGCTGACTACAATTTTAGGAATGCTTCCATTGCTGTGGGACATGATGTTCAACAGTATGGCCATTGCTATCATGTTTGGTTTATTGATTGGGTCTATCATCACCCTTGTTGTAGTACCTGTTTTATATGCAGTGTTTTACCGTATTGACACAAGATCGTTGCATTATAAGAAAGTTAAGTAA
- a CDS encoding TolC family protein, with product MKFRNIYILIGLLFVSMVNGQEVMTISKARSMALEYNRTLKVADLKQMEAVSKQKEARTNYLPMIDGTGTLMYLPDMENIEIPGFFLPSADEDGNITGNSDAYFPGMALETEGLRLYQAQVAAAIPIYAGGQIRYGNKMADKGVEIASQNFQLKSDEVILNTDNIYWQMVALKENLKVADKYVEMLDSLQSQLQTMYEVGLTPKSEYLKVSVQKNEAKLNLIKVRNGYKLIQMNLCQQIGLPLNTELEISESLQDDPELLNVSNSLTMALENRNELKMLDGQVEIVELQKKSLAGSYLPQLGAQVSYGYMDLPTLSTSRTMTQVNAQLSIPLIHWRERKHKMDAIRYQKQQAQLQLDDTKELVQLEVQQYMLNLVEAYESIVLAKSAKEEAEESLEEVSLSYEAGLNSTTDLLNAQASWQKAQANLLKALAEYEIAKTSYYKGIGQLSQMKN from the coding sequence ATGAAATTCAGAAACATATATATATTAATCGGTTTACTATTTGTTTCAATGGTTAATGGTCAGGAGGTAATGACCATTAGCAAGGCACGAAGTATGGCACTTGAGTACAACAGAACCTTAAAAGTTGCCGATTTAAAGCAGATGGAAGCAGTTTCGAAGCAGAAAGAGGCACGTACCAATTATCTGCCAATGATTGATGGAACAGGAACTTTAATGTATCTGCCAGATATGGAAAATATTGAAATACCTGGTTTTTTTCTACCATCAGCTGATGAAGATGGAAATATTACCGGTAATAGTGATGCGTATTTTCCGGGAATGGCACTCGAAACAGAAGGACTGAGATTGTACCAGGCACAGGTAGCTGCAGCTATACCTATTTATGCAGGTGGACAGATTCGTTATGGAAATAAAATGGCTGATAAAGGGGTTGAAATTGCCAGCCAGAATTTTCAATTGAAATCGGATGAAGTCATTTTAAATACTGATAATATTTACTGGCAGATGGTTGCATTAAAAGAAAACCTGAAAGTAGCAGATAAATATGTTGAGATGCTGGACTCATTACAGAGTCAATTACAAACCATGTACGAAGTTGGATTAACCCCAAAGAGTGAATATTTGAAAGTATCTGTTCAAAAGAATGAAGCAAAATTGAATTTGATTAAAGTACGTAACGGATATAAGTTAATTCAAATGAATTTGTGCCAGCAGATTGGTTTGCCTTTAAATACCGAGTTAGAGATAAGTGAAAGCTTGCAGGATGATCCCGAATTGTTAAATGTAAGTAATTCATTGACTATGGCTTTGGAAAACAGAAATGAACTTAAAATGCTGGATGGTCAGGTTGAGATAGTTGAATTACAAAAGAAATCATTGGCAGGGTCTTACTTGCCGCAACTAGGTGCTCAGGTAAGTTATGGATATATGGATCTCCCAACGCTTTCAACAAGTCGCACCATGACACAGGTAAATGCTCAGCTATCCATTCCTTTGATCCATTGGAGAGAGAGAAAGCATAAGATGGATGCGATTCGTTACCAAAAGCAGCAGGCACAACTTCAATTAGATGACACAAAAGAATTGGTTCAGCTTGAGGTGCAGCAATATATGCTTAATCTGGTGGAAGCCTACGAATCAATTGTTTTGGCAAAAAGTGCAAAAGAAGAGGCAGAAGAAAGCCTGGAAGAAGTAAGCCTGAGTTATGAAGCCGGGCTGAACTCAACTACCGACCTGCTTAATGCACAGGCTAGCTGGCAAAAAGCGCAGGCAAATCTGTTAAAAGCATTGGCTGAATATGAGATAGCAAAAACAAGTTATTATAAAGGAATTGGACAGTTGAGTCAGATGAAGAATTAG
- a CDS encoding histidine kinase produces MKKKDCQPKIVSYKARLLFETIIGVVFNMVVVKTFFPEEEYTLESFAFTVCLFVTISEGIFAFNKLLGYKYSWHQHTFKRLISLLLFTVFWYIVVARLAYITKPLIERGQEIPRTLFLASMVISILFVSIYVSLLIAYNYHQSLAMFIKENEALQNEKLELDYRALQDQINPHFLFNNLSTLIAIIRQDQKAAIRYAENFSDVYRYVLKSKDNMSVSLNEELDFIKSYLDMHKERLGEGLQLFYDIDEEANSKQIPVLGLQFLVENAIKHNVATVKRPLRISIQANKEFVRVTNNLNPKNTTYSTNTGLKNLKKRIAFLTEREMNVKHDATEFVVELPLIE; encoded by the coding sequence ATGAAAAAGAAAGACTGTCAACCGAAAATAGTTAGCTATAAAGCAAGACTCCTGTTTGAAACAATCATTGGAGTTGTATTTAATATGGTTGTTGTTAAAACCTTCTTTCCTGAAGAAGAATATACGTTAGAAAGTTTTGCATTTACTGTTTGTCTTTTTGTCACTATCTCAGAAGGTATTTTTGCCTTTAATAAACTTCTTGGTTATAAATACTCGTGGCATCAGCATACTTTTAAACGTTTGATTTCGCTACTTCTGTTTACTGTGTTTTGGTACATTGTTGTGGCACGACTAGCTTATATAACCAAACCATTGATCGAAAGAGGGCAAGAAATACCAAGAACGCTCTTTCTTGCAAGTATGGTTATTTCAATTTTGTTTGTATCAATTTATGTTAGTTTACTCATTGCCTATAATTATCACCAAAGTCTGGCAATGTTTATTAAAGAAAATGAAGCCTTACAAAATGAAAAACTGGAACTTGACTACAGGGCTTTGCAGGATCAGATTAACCCTCATTTTTTATTTAATAATCTAAGTACGCTGATTGCCATAATCAGGCAGGATCAAAAGGCGGCGATCCGCTATGCTGAGAATTTTTCAGATGTGTATCGCTATGTTTTAAAGAGCAAGGATAATATGTCAGTAAGCCTGAATGAAGAGTTGGATTTTATTAAATCGTATCTTGATATGCACAAGGAACGATTAGGAGAAGGATTGCAATTATTCTATGACATTGATGAGGAAGCAAATTCAAAGCAGATTCCTGTTTTAGGGCTGCAGTTTTTAGTAGAAAATGCCATCAAACACAATGTTGCTACAGTAAAGAGACCATTAAGAATTTCAATACAGGCTAATAAAGAATTTGTTAGGGTAACAAATAATCTTAATCCTAAAAATACTACTTATTCAACCAACACAGGTTTAAAAAATCTAAAGAAGAGGATTGCTTTTCTAACCGAGCGGGAAATGAATGTTAAACATGATGCAACAGAGTTTGTTGTAGAATTACCATTAATAGAATAG
- a CDS encoding LytTR family DNA-binding domain-containing protein, producing MQISVIVVEDELHTAGMLKDMIQKLRPEWNVLAILQSVSETIDWLQRSDIKPLIFLDIELADGNSFSIFEQMKVENPIIFTTAYNEFALKAFQLNSVDYLLKPIKESELIKAIEKFERAIELFETSVSKSSKVDYQQLARSIMSSSGGYRKRFLISKRDSFFKLPVEEIAYFYFESRVTFAVAFDGKQHILNHPLDKLEEELDPQMFFRTNRQTIVNIEAIDHFEAYFSGKLVVKLVNKLNDKIMISRGKAVQFKDWVNQ from the coding sequence ATGCAAATAAGTGTTATTGTTGTTGAAGATGAATTGCATACAGCAGGAATGTTGAAGGATATGATTCAGAAATTGCGACCTGAGTGGAACGTACTTGCTATTTTACAAAGTGTTTCTGAAACAATTGATTGGTTGCAGAGAAGTGATATTAAGCCGCTGATATTTTTGGATATTGAACTGGCTGATGGTAATTCATTCTCCATATTCGAACAGATGAAAGTGGAGAATCCAATCATATTTACAACAGCATATAACGAGTTTGCCTTAAAGGCCTTTCAATTGAATAGTGTTGATTATCTGCTGAAGCCTATTAAGGAATCGGAATTAATTAAAGCTATTGAAAAGTTTGAGCGTGCCATTGAATTGTTTGAAACCAGTGTTTCGAAATCCAGTAAAGTCGATTATCAGCAACTGGCGCGCAGCATTATGTCTTCGAGCGGTGGGTACCGAAAGCGATTTCTTATATCAAAAAGAGACTCATTCTTTAAGCTCCCGGTGGAAGAAATAGCTTATTTCTATTTTGAGTCGAGAGTTACCTTTGCTGTTGCATTTGATGGAAAACAACATATTCTTAATCATCCTTTAGATAAGTTGGAAGAAGAATTGGATCCTCAAATGTTTTTCAGAACCAATCGTCAAACCATTGTTAATATTGAAGCTATTGATCATTTTGAAGCTTATTTCAGCGGAAAACTGGTTGTTAAGCTAGTGAATAAGCTAAATGACAAAATAATGATCAGCAGGGGTAAAGCTGTTCAGTTTAAAGATTGGGTGAATCAATAA
- a CDS encoding transporter substrate-binding domain-containing protein yields the protein MFPKKVIIVFSLLVSILTFGQDEKTNIAFSPEETLWLQNNLHKMRYAPNPTWAPGDYIDENGVHQGIISDYIKIFEDELNVDFIRVYYKDWKEMYSGLLNDEIDFLGAMQVTEERKDYFAFTEPVLNIPIVLLINKTKTFDFSDHDLNGMKISVMRDYITQDYLTENYTNFELVECSDELEALIKTSLGSTDATIVDIMTASFIVEKYGITNLSIGTELEFVWHLSFAFRKEHETFAHIIDKILLTIDENQRRQIFNKWVSIPFIPKQNFFQRNYKVFIVSLIVFLIALFIFLFYSIVLRQMVRRKTLELKKELRAKKEAIIQSQKNEARLESLVELSKIKTDKSKVFLDHALYEIVRLTESNFGLLYKFDTKNNIFFLSNKLDLNNSSIEVKETFPYKNLDHCIKRATNLHMNTCSSCNLSNSHQCPITPHKFEHTLIFPIFEDDAIEAVLYLTSNKAYDEKDSHQIVQLVSAIWKLLSKQKWQEELIIAKAKAEESDKLKSSFLENLSHEIRTPMNGIIGFTELLNSPELSIEDAQYYTNVIRNSAYYLLSIITDIIEISKIDSGLVKPNKDIFSLSDFFDNILINSRNLLADKPLNIIIDNCKNGDLSIQSDELKLKQVIINLVSNAIKYTDEGSITIKHEINNNQLKIRVQDTGIGIAPEYQKVIFERFRQGDAKLAALKGGTGLGLSISDLYIKMLGGTIKLDSEIGKGSVFTIDIPVEVIDPNK from the coding sequence ATGTTTCCGAAAAAAGTAATAATTGTTTTTAGTCTTTTGGTCAGCATCTTAACCTTTGGTCAGGATGAGAAAACAAATATTGCATTCTCGCCAGAAGAAACGTTATGGCTTCAAAACAACCTTCATAAAATGAGGTATGCCCCAAATCCTACCTGGGCTCCTGGCGATTACATCGATGAAAACGGGGTACATCAAGGCATCATTTCTGATTACATCAAAATATTTGAAGATGAACTAAATGTTGACTTTATACGTGTTTACTACAAAGATTGGAAAGAAATGTATTCTGGTCTGTTAAACGATGAAATTGATTTTTTAGGTGCGATGCAGGTGACGGAAGAGCGAAAAGATTATTTTGCATTTACCGAACCAGTGCTGAATATACCCATCGTTCTTCTGATTAATAAAACCAAAACCTTTGATTTTTCAGACCATGATCTCAATGGGATGAAAATATCAGTGATGAGAGACTATATCACTCAAGACTATTTGACAGAGAATTATACCAATTTCGAATTGGTTGAATGCAGCGATGAACTGGAAGCGCTCATTAAAACCTCTTTGGGTTCTACTGATGCGACCATCGTTGACATTATGACAGCAAGCTTTATTGTTGAGAAATATGGAATTACCAACCTTAGCATAGGTACTGAACTGGAATTTGTATGGCATCTCTCTTTCGCTTTCAGAAAAGAACATGAAACATTTGCACACATCATTGATAAAATTCTTCTTACGATTGATGAGAATCAACGGCGACAGATATTTAATAAATGGGTAAGTATTCCATTTATTCCCAAGCAAAACTTTTTTCAAAGAAACTACAAGGTTTTTATCGTCTCATTAATTGTTTTCTTGATAGCACTTTTCATTTTTCTTTTTTATTCAATTGTTTTACGCCAAATGGTAAGACGCAAAACACTAGAGTTAAAAAAAGAATTAAGAGCAAAGAAAGAAGCCATTATTCAATCGCAAAAAAATGAAGCCCGGTTGGAGAGTTTAGTCGAACTTTCAAAGATAAAAACAGATAAAAGCAAAGTCTTTCTTGATCATGCCTTATACGAAATAGTGCGACTTACAGAAAGTAATTTTGGTTTGCTTTATAAATTTGATACTAAAAACAATATTTTTTTCTTATCCAATAAATTGGATTTAAACAACTCTTCAATCGAAGTAAAAGAAACTTTTCCATACAAAAATCTGGATCATTGTATAAAAAGAGCTACCAATTTGCACATGAACACATGCAGTAGCTGTAATCTATCCAATTCTCATCAATGTCCAATAACACCTCATAAATTTGAACATACTCTTATTTTTCCAATTTTTGAGGATGATGCCATCGAAGCGGTACTATACCTAACAAGTAATAAGGCATATGATGAGAAAGATTCTCACCAGATTGTTCAGCTGGTAAGCGCTATTTGGAAGTTATTGAGCAAACAAAAGTGGCAGGAAGAATTAATTATTGCAAAAGCAAAAGCTGAAGAAAGTGATAAACTTAAATCTTCATTTCTGGAAAATCTTTCACATGAGATTAGAACTCCAATGAATGGAATAATTGGCTTCACAGAGCTTTTAAACAGCCCTGAATTGTCAATTGAGGACGCGCAATATTATACAAACGTCATACGCAACAGTGCCTATTATTTATTATCCATCATTACTGATATCATTGAAATATCAAAAATTGATTCAGGACTGGTTAAACCCAACAAAGATATTTTTTCACTCAGTGATTTTTTTGATAACATTCTGATAAATTCCCGCAATTTACTTGCTGATAAACCATTAAATATCATTATTGATAACTGTAAAAACGGTGATCTTTCAATTCAGTCTGATGAATTAAAACTAAAACAGGTTATTATCAATTTAGTATCCAACGCCATTAAATATACCGATGAAGGCAGTATTACCATTAAACACGAAATAAATAATAATCAATTAAAAATTAGGGTACAAGATACGGGTATAGGTATTGCCCCGGAATATCAAAAAGTTATTTTTGAAAGGTTCAGGCAAGGAGATGCCAAATTAGCTGCCCTTAAAGGTGGTACAGGACTTGGGCTTTCTATTTCAGATTTATACATTAAGATGCTTGGTGGCACCATAAAACTGGATTCTGAAATTGGTAAAGGTTCTGTTTTTACTATTGATATACCCGTTGAGGTTATAGATCCAAACAAATAA